A single Thunnus thynnus chromosome 6, fThuThy2.1, whole genome shotgun sequence DNA region contains:
- the LOC137184602 gene encoding kelch repeat and BTB domain-containing protein 12-like gives MDPPVQHAEHGSLLLRQLERMRTAEELTDVVLLAEGIPFSCHKVVLSAFSPYFEAMFTCGLKETQEGEVCLRDTPAHSLKLLLDYMYRAELPLSNDNIQGVAAAAFLLHVDGAFRLCQSHMEARMDSSNCVGLYHWARDLGATGLADCAFRYLCQHFAQVCEEEEVLELDAQSLADLLGSDDLNISQEEVVLELVLRWVGKRRGDSNSEAQAVELLRRVRLELVDPGFLRKARRRNPVLLRDAECFGMIDAALQTSGLCQTSAPPRPALRYGMETTDLLLCLGGVDEEGVPARRGGLADLSFCFAPHDRRTYYIPSPLRGSGGMGQITVGAVTRDNNIVVAIEAEDQHRMKRVDIYRYDNSEKNSWVELCSAAYRDMYALGVLGDSLYMIGGQMKVHNHYIITDSVERWSLKRGGSWLSFAPLPLPLACHCTITLKDHLFVLGGWTPQHLPDEEPDKLSNHLFKFDPGKDRWTECARMKYSRYRCGSAVLNGEIYILGGIGCDGEDRGQSRRCLSSVEIYNPDTDTWRAGPTLPTSLLSLRTNASNAGVVEGKLYLCGYYKAAGRYEIITKEILELDPADNVWTVVERRAAMHDSYDVCLVANLNPRDLFTP, from the exons ATGGATCCTCCAGTGCAGCATGCAGAGCATGGCTCACTTCTGCTCAGGCAACTGGAGAGGATGAGAACAGCTGAAGAACTCACCGATGTGGTGTTGTTGGCAGAGGGGATTCCCTTTTCTTGCCACAAGGTGGTGCTGTCTGCATTCAGCCCTTATTTTGAG GCCATGTTTACATGCGGCCTGAAAGAGACGCAGGAAGGAGAGGTATGTCTCAGAGACACTCCTGCTCACAGCCTGAAGCTGTTACTGGACTACATGTACCGTGCTGAACTCCCCCTTTCCAATGACAACATCCAGGGggtggctgctgctgccttcCTGCTCCATGTAGATGGAGCCTTCAG GTTGTGTCAGAGCCACATGGAGGCCCGTATGGACTCTTCCAACTGTGTTGGTCTGTACCACTGGGCCAGAGACTTGGGGGCCACTGGGCTGGCTGACTGTGCCTTTAGATATCTCTGCCAACACTTTGCACAG GTttgtgaggaagaagaagtgCTGGAGCTGGATGCCCAAAGTCTTGCGGATCTGCTGGGTTCAGATGACCTTAACATTTCACAGGAGGAGGTTGTGCTGGAGCTGGTGCTTCGTTGGGTGGGGAAGCGCAGGGGGGACTCAAACAGCGAAGCTCAGGCTGTGGAGTTACTCAGGCGTGTCCGGCTGGAACTTGTGGACCCTGGATTCCTCCGTAAAGCCAGGAGAAGAAACCCG GTATTGCTGAGGGATGCAGAGTGCTTTGGGATGATTGATGCTGCTCTCCAGACGTCAGGTCTCTGTCAGACATCAGCTCCGCCTCGGCCAGCCCTTCGCTACGGCATGGAGACCACTGACCTGCTGCTCTGCTTAGGTGGGGTGGATGAGGAGGGAGTGCCTGCCCGCCGTGGAGGACTTGCTGACCTCAGCTTTTGCTTTGCCCCCCATGATAGAAGGACTTACTACATCCCCTCTCCACTGAGGGGCTCTGGGGGCATGGGCCAGATCACAGTGGGGGCTGTGACACGAGACAACAACATAGTGGTGGCCATAGAGGCAGAAGACCAACACAGGATGAAGAGGGTGGATAtctacag GTATGATAATTCGGAGAAGAACAGCTGGGTGGAGCTGTGCTCAGCAGCATACAGGGACATGTATGCTTTAGGGGTGCTAGGTGACTCCCTCTATATGATAGGCGGTCAGATGAAAGTACATAATCATTACATCATCACAGACAGTGTGGAGAGATGGTCACTGAAAAGAGGAGGCAGCTGGCTCAGCTTCGCTCCTCTGCCGCTCCCTTTAGCCTGCCACTGCACCATTACCCTGAAGGACCATCTCTTTGTGCTGGGGGGCTGGACACCACAG CACCTGCCAGATGAAGAGCCAGACAAGCTGAGTAACCATTTGTTTAAGTTTGACCCTGGTAAGGACAGGTGGACGGAGTGTGCCAGGATGAAGTACTCCAGGTACCGCTGCGGCTCAGCTGTCCTCAATGGAGAAATCTACATACTAG GTGGCATAGGATGCGATGGAGAGGACCGTGGACAATCACGTCGCTGCCTGAGCTCTGTAGAGATCTATAACCCGGACACAGACACCTGGAGGGCAGGACCGACGCTGCCCACTTCCCTACTCTCCCTCCGAACAAACGCTTCAAATGCTGGAGTAGTGGAGGGAAAGCTGTACCTCTGTGGATACTACAAGGCGGCTG GCCGTTATGAGATCATCACCAAGGAGATTTTGGAGTTGGACCCCGCAGACAATGTGTGGACAGTGGTGGAAAGACGAGCAGCGATGCACGACAGCTATGATGTCTGTCTGGTGGCTAACCTCAATCCTCGGGACCTCTTCACACCCTAA
- the slc26a6l2 gene encoding solute carrier family 26 member 6, giving the protein MEDKECSSVKYFVRREVLSELRLEEVAQKGTWTEKSTLGDNVKEYLRCSVPRVKKTAQSWVPVLSWLPKYSIRENALGDLISGCSVGIMHLPQGMAYALLASLRPVFGLYTSLYPVLIYFIFGTSRHISIGTFAVISIMVGSVTERLAPDSNFMVNGTNGTSDVDIDERDAYRVQIACALTVLSGIFQILLGVVKFGFVVTYLSEPLVRGYTTGSACHVCVSQLKYVFGVKPSRFTGPLSLIYTLLDICGLLPQTKVPELVVSLVALTVLIVVKELNACYRQKLPMPIPIELIVIIAATIITHFCGLTSDYNIDVVGEIPSGLKAPRAPDATLFSQVIGDAFAIAIVGYAINISLGKTFALKHGYKVDSNQELVAVGLSNTIGGFFQCYSVTSSLSRSLVQESTGGKTQVAGVISSVIVLITVLKIGALFEDLPKAVLSTIVFVNLKGMFKQFEDLPQLWKTNKVDLMVWLVTFTSTVLLNLDLGLAVSVGFSMLTFIFRTQLPRYSILGQVKGTDLYLDVDTYKEAKEIPGIKIFRSSATIYYTNAEMYSEALQKKSGIEIGKLLTAKKKRDAKLKREQEKEKKKAKKEAKKQQKKAVGNLSNGTLSLKEKNEENVSAGLKGQSQGNGVALSLTETSANGFSKGQVNWAYKHDTAMSDSDSDTAWHGDDSITQVSHQDDDEKGGASGTHSIILDISTTSFVDTVAVKTLKNTFRDFGEIDIDVYLAGCQACVVEQLEMAGFFSESIPKSRLFVTVHDAVLHILKGKEQTDFILDVICSTRM; this is encoded by the exons ATGGAGGACAAGGAATGTTCATCCGTGAAGTATTTTGTGCGACGGGAGGTTCTGAGTGAGTTACGTCTGGAAGAAGTGGCACAAAAAGGAACATGGACCGAAAAATCAACCCTGGGCGATAATGTGAAAGAGTACCTAAG GTGTTCGGTGCCCAGGGTGAAAAAGACAGCGCAGAGCTGGGTGCCTGTGCTCAGCTGGCTGCCTAAGTACTCCATCAGAGAAAATGCCTTGGGAGACCTGATCTCTGGCTGCAGTGTGGGCATCATGCATCTACCGCAgg GGATGGCGTATGCTCTCCTGGCCTCTCTTCGCCCCGTGTTTGGCCTGTACACCTCCCTCTACCCGGTGCTGATCTACTTCATCTTTGGTACTTCCAGACACATCTCCATTG GTACGTTTGCTGTGATCAGTATCATGGTTGGGAGTGTGACGGAGAGGCTGGCACCAGACAGTAACTTTATGGTAAATGGCACCAATGGGACATCAGATGTGGACATTGATGAACGAGATGCCTACAGAGTACAGATAGCATGCGCCCTCACAGTCCTGTCAGGAATCtttcag ATCCTGTTGGGTGTGGTGAAGTTTGGTTTCGTGGTCACCTACCTGTCTGAGCCGCTGGTTCGTGGCTACACCACAGGATCTGCATGTCATGTGTGCGTCTCCCAGCTCAAGTACGTGTTTGGAGTCAAACCGTCTCGCTTCACTGGTCCTCTCTCCCTGATTTAT ACTCTGTTGGATATTTGCGGGCTGCTACCTCAGACTAAGGTGCCGGAGTTGGTGGTCAGTCTGGTGGCGCTCACTGTTCTCATTGTAGTCAAAGAACTCAATGCCTGCTACAGACAGAAGCTGCCTATGCCTATCCCAATAGAGCTCATAGTG atcATTGCAGCAACAATCATCACCCACTTTTGTGGACTTACTAGTGACTACAACATCGACGTGGTTGGAGAGATTCCCAGTGG GCTCAAGGCCCCTCGTGCTCCTGATGCGACTTTGTTCTCACAGGTGATCGGCGATGCTTTTGCTATTGCCATTGTGGGCTATGCCATCAATATTTCTCTGGGCAAAACATTTGCCCTCAAACATGGCTACAAGGTGGATAGCAACCAG gagCTGGTTGCTGTCGGTCTCAGTAACACTATTGGCGGCTTTTTTCAGTGTTACTCTGTGACTTCCTCCTTGTCTCGCAGCCTCGTCCAGGAGAGCACAGGGGGCAAgacacag gTTGCAGGAGTGATTTCGTCCGTCATTGTGCTGATCACGGTTTTGAAAATAGGTGCTCTCTTTGAGGACCTCCCCAAG GCTGTCTTATCTACAATAGTGTTCGTGAACTTGAAAGGAATGTTTAAGCAGTTCGAGGACTTGCCTCAACTGTGGAAGACCAACAAGGTTGATTTG ATGGTGTGGCTGGTAACATTCACAAGCACTGTCCTGCTCAACCTGGACTTGGGTCTGGCTGTCTCCGTTGGCTTTTCCATGCTCACTTTCATCTTCAGAACGCAACT gCCCCGCTACTCTATCTTAGGCCAAGTGAAGGGCACTGACTTGTATCTGGATGTAGACACCTACAAGGAG GCCAAAGAGATTCCAGGAATTAAAATCTTCCGTTCATCCGCAACTATCTACTACACGAACGCTGAGATGTACTCGGAGGCCCTGCAAAagaag AGTGGAATTGAAATCGGGAAGCTGCTGACAGCGAAGAAGAAGCGAGACGCAAAGCTGAAGCGTGaacaggagaaagagaaaaagaaagctaAAAAGGAGGCAAAGAAACAA caaaaaaaagctgttgGCAACCTGTCCAATGGCACACTTTCTTTGAAGgagaaaaatgaggaaaatgtCTCTGCAGGACTGAAGGGACAAAGTCAGGGGAATGGTGTAGCCTTAAGCTTGACAGAAACCTCTGCAAATGGCTTCAGTAAAGGCCAAGTAAACTGGGCCTACAAACATGACACAGCAATGTCAGACTCAGATTCAGACACAGCATGGCATGGTGATGATAGCATCACCCAGGTGTCACACCAAGATGACGATGAGAAGGGAGGGGCCTctggcacacacagcatcatCTTGGACATCTCGACAACCAGCTTTGTGGATACAGTCGCTGTGAAGACcttgaaaaat ACATTCAGGGACTTTGGAGAGATTGATATAGACGTCTATCTAGCGGGCTGCCAAG CCTGTGTTGTGGAGCAGCTGGAAATGGCAGGTTTCTTCTCAGAGTCGATCCCAAAGAGCAGGCTGTTTGTCACAGTTCATGATGCAGTGCTCCATATTCTTAAGGGGAAGGAACAGACGGACTTCATCCTC gatgTTATCTGCAGCACCCGGATGTGA